In a genomic window of Hyphomonas sp.:
- a CDS encoding prepilin peptidase: MILSLLAGLFLALCVFAALHDVNRLTIPNWLNLTLALLFVPAAAVSGVPLEIIGGHVIAAACALLIAFGLFAFNIFGGGDAKMIPAVMLWVGPSASITFLFTMAVAGGACAVIIILVRMTMPAEAVPGAIRAPFEEKAGVPYGVAIAAGAFAAGAQSPFLAEVLSRISNFG, from the coding sequence ATGATCTTGTCCCTGCTCGCCGGCCTGTTCCTGGCCCTGTGCGTATTCGCTGCGTTGCACGATGTGAACCGGCTGACCATTCCGAACTGGCTGAACCTGACGCTGGCACTGCTCTTTGTGCCGGCAGCCGCCGTGTCCGGTGTTCCGCTGGAAATCATCGGGGGGCATGTCATCGCGGCGGCCTGTGCGCTGCTGATCGCGTTCGGCCTGTTCGCCTTCAACATTTTCGGGGGAGGGGACGCAAAGATGATCCCGGCGGTGATGTTGTGGGTCGGGCCGTCAGCCAGCATCACCTTCCTGTTCACAATGGCCGTAGCCGGTGGCGCCTGCGCCGTGATCATCATCCTTGTGCGCATGACGATGCCCGCCGAGGCGGTGCCGGGTGCCATCCGGGCCCCGTTCGAGGAGAAGGCCGGCGTTCCCTATGGCGTGGCCATCGCCGCGGGCGCGTTTGCCGCCGGAGCCCAGTCGCCGTTTCTTGCCGAAGTATTAAGCCGGATCAGCAATTTCGGTTAA
- a CDS encoding Flp family type IVb pilin, giving the protein MFARFLKDESGATAIEYGLIAALIAVAIIGGATALGKSVNDKFQNVATSMNGA; this is encoded by the coding sequence ATGTTTGCACGTTTTCTGAAAGACGAGTCTGGCGCCACGGCTATTGAATACGGCCTGATCGCTGCTCTGATCGCTGTTGCTATCATCGGTGGTGCTACCGCCCTTGGTAAGTCTGTGAACGACAAGTTCCAGAACGTCGCTACGTCGATGAACGGCGCCTAA
- a CDS encoding pilus assembly protein N-terminal domain-containing protein — protein sequence MNLFAKFCALPAIAATLSQAALAGPISVELNKTIPLHLRSEAASIVLGNPAIADVSVHDDQLLFLTGKSFGTTNLLVFDKSGRQIFSSDIVVTADEANLVTVNRSGSSFTYDCAPTCRPTLNPGDNPGHFDQQLQQQQGVRETTDTR from the coding sequence ATGAACCTGTTCGCGAAGTTCTGCGCCCTGCCGGCGATTGCGGCAACCCTGTCCCAGGCAGCCCTTGCCGGACCGATTTCCGTCGAGCTCAACAAGACAATTCCGCTGCACCTGCGCAGCGAGGCGGCCAGCATCGTGCTCGGCAATCCGGCAATTGCGGACGTCTCCGTTCATGATGACCAGCTCCTTTTCCTGACCGGAAAGTCCTTCGGCACGACCAATCTGCTGGTCTTTGACAAGTCCGGCCGTCAGATCTTCTCGTCCGACATTGTCGTGACAGCGGATGAAGCAAACCTGGTCACCGTCAACCGGTCTGGATCCAGCTTTACCTATGACTGTGCGCCGACCTGCCGCCCCACCCTGAATCCGGGTGACAATCCGGGCCATTTCGACCAGCAGCTCCAGCAGCAGCAGGGTGTGCGCGAAACAACCGACACACGCTAG
- a CDS encoding TadE/TadG family type IV pilus assembly protein: MILTTQNGIVAPRLRRKFEQWCEDRRGIAAVEFALVSVPFFFLIFGLMEVCLVFIMASVLEHALAEASRKIRTGQAQDSGFTKVEFRTEVCSKFYNLLNCDDHLYIDVRSLDNFSSADITTPLDKDGEIDDSDFRYDPGSANDVVAIRVLYEWKLLTPWISAPLSNLPNNRHLLQSNAVFRNEPFGD, translated from the coding sequence ATGATACTGACGACACAGAACGGAATTGTTGCGCCAAGGCTGCGCCGCAAGTTTGAACAATGGTGTGAAGACCGGCGCGGCATTGCCGCGGTCGAGTTCGCACTGGTGTCCGTGCCTTTCTTCTTCCTGATCTTTGGCCTGATGGAGGTCTGCCTGGTCTTCATCATGGCTTCGGTCCTGGAACACGCGCTGGCAGAAGCGTCCCGTAAGATCCGCACGGGCCAGGCGCAGGACAGCGGCTTCACCAAGGTCGAATTCCGCACCGAAGTCTGCTCGAAATTCTACAATCTGCTGAATTGCGATGACCATCTCTATATTGACGTGCGTTCGCTCGACAATTTCAGTTCGGCCGACATCACCACGCCGCTGGACAAGGATGGCGAGATCGACGATTCCGATTTCCGCTACGATCCGGGGTCTGCAAACGATGTGGTCGCAATCCGTGTTCTGTATGAATGGAAACTGCTGACGCCGTGGATTTCCGCGCCGCTGTCCAATCTTCCGAACAACCGCCACCTGCTGCAATCGAACGCGGTGTTCCGCAACGAACCTTTCGGAGACTGA
- a CDS encoding TadE/TadG family type IV pilus assembly protein: MSVKSILSRLNPRLKWRGVRGIRYNEEGVSAVEFALIAPVLILIYLGAVELSLLMRVDRRVTSTTASLGDLTARLATVTDDDMKEMFAAAEVMMQPYDAKSATMRLSSIVDKGDGKPVVDWSDAYMMTAYAKGASIDLPDGIVSTPGSIIMAEVVYEHDSKLGGFLKSSRTISDKFYLRPRRVDEITRVTKGGSPFGPTS, encoded by the coding sequence ATGTCTGTGAAATCGATTCTTTCCCGGTTGAACCCCCGCCTGAAATGGCGTGGCGTGCGCGGCATCCGCTACAATGAGGAAGGTGTCTCGGCGGTCGAATTCGCCCTGATCGCCCCCGTCCTGATCCTGATCTATCTCGGCGCAGTCGAGCTCAGCCTGCTGATGCGCGTCGACCGCCGCGTGACCTCGACCACGGCCAGCCTCGGTGACCTGACGGCCCGTCTGGCCACGGTCACCGATGACGACATGAAGGAAATGTTCGCCGCAGCCGAAGTGATGATGCAGCCCTATGACGCCAAGAGCGCCACGATGCGGCTGTCCAGCATCGTCGACAAGGGCGACGGCAAGCCGGTCGTCGACTGGTCGGATGCCTACATGATGACAGCTTATGCCAAGGGCGCTTCGATCGATCTGCCGGACGGCATCGTGTCCACGCCCGGATCCATTATCATGGCGGAAGTCGTCTACGAGCATGACAGCAAGTTGGGCGGCTTTCTGAAGTCCTCACGGACAATCAGCGACAAATTCTATCTCCGCCCGCGCCGGGTCGACGAGATCACCCGGGTCACCAAGGGTGGCAGCCCGTTCGGACCGACCAGCTAG
- a CDS encoding MFS transporter — protein sequence MTETYISPGQDEEAAIVESQVTPTAGEGGVLGKTGLAWAWFEWARNPYYILIIIYVFAPYFARDIIGADILASGELEGMDPETARQVAGAKGQAVVASLSKWAGAIAALTAPFLGAAFDRGLRRKPLLVLFLGVLSVLSFLLWWAVPGEAGFSTGTVIAILIAAYVTYTFSEVTHNSMLPDAARPSALPGVSGLGLALGNAAATLLFVAIVFMFALPDMLSWPFAEPLFGIDTTKYEHFRISGPICAVWLAVMIIPFFLYSKDTGVKGTPFLPSVKTGAEGVIRTVRKAAQYREAFKFLIARTIYADGMFALLALAAVYVSLFLGWGIVELTVYAIWASIWAAVGGVAGGWFDSKLGPKNALLMELMAIVIILFFGLSVTRDSILFGLFENRQLWEAPVFSSLSDVTYLLNGALIGVFATANISSSRSMLVHIAPTHMRGEFFGLYAIAGTVTVWIGPLLIELFTTWSNSQRVGMSAIALLFFLGFAVLTTVRVGRTPAE from the coding sequence ATGACCGAGACCTATATTTCGCCCGGGCAGGACGAGGAGGCGGCGATTGTGGAGTCGCAGGTCACGCCGACGGCGGGCGAAGGCGGCGTGCTGGGCAAGACAGGGCTGGCCTGGGCCTGGTTCGAATGGGCCCGCAATCCCTATTACATCCTGATCATCATCTATGTCTTTGCGCCCTATTTCGCGCGTGACATCATCGGCGCGGACATCCTGGCCAGTGGCGAACTGGAGGGCATGGACCCGGAAACGGCCCGTCAGGTGGCCGGTGCGAAGGGCCAGGCGGTGGTCGCCTCCCTGTCGAAATGGGCCGGCGCGATTGCCGCGCTGACGGCCCCCTTCCTGGGCGCGGCGTTTGACCGGGGCCTGAGGCGCAAGCCATTGCTGGTGCTGTTCCTGGGGGTGCTGTCGGTCCTGAGCTTCCTGCTCTGGTGGGCGGTGCCGGGCGAAGCCGGCTTTTCCACGGGCACGGTGATTGCCATCCTGATTGCCGCCTATGTCACCTATACGTTCAGCGAAGTGACGCACAATTCCATGTTGCCGGATGCGGCCCGTCCGTCGGCCCTGCCGGGCGTGTCCGGGCTGGGCCTGGCGCTGGGCAATGCGGCGGCAACCCTGTTGTTCGTGGCCATCGTGTTCATGTTCGCCCTTCCGGACATGCTGAGCTGGCCGTTTGCCGAGCCGCTGTTCGGGATCGACACGACAAAGTATGAGCATTTCCGGATTTCCGGCCCGATCTGTGCGGTCTGGCTGGCCGTGATGATCATTCCCTTCTTCCTGTATTCGAAGGATACCGGGGTAAAGGGCACGCCCTTCCTGCCATCAGTGAAGACCGGGGCGGAGGGCGTCATCCGCACCGTGCGCAAGGCCGCGCAGTATCGGGAAGCGTTCAAATTCCTGATCGCCCGGACAATCTATGCCGACGGCATGTTCGCGCTGCTGGCGCTGGCGGCGGTCTATGTCAGCCTGTTTCTCGGCTGGGGCATTGTCGAGCTGACAGTCTATGCCATCTGGGCCTCGATCTGGGCCGCTGTGGGCGGGGTGGCCGGTGGCTGGTTCGACTCAAAGCTCGGTCCGAAGAATGCCCTGCTGATGGAATTGATGGCCATTGTGATCATCCTGTTCTTCGGCCTGTCGGTGACGCGGGACTCGATCCTGTTCGGCCTGTTCGAGAACCGGCAATTGTGGGAGGCCCCGGTCTTCTCGAGCCTGTCGGACGTCACCTATCTGCTCAACGGCGCCCTGATCGGTGTGTTCGCGACGGCCAATATCTCGTCCAGCCGGTCGATGCTGGTGCACATTGCGCCGACCCATATGCGGGGCGAGTTCTTCGGCCTGTATGCGATTGCCGGAACCGTGACCGTCTGGATCGGCCCGCTACTGATCGAGCTGTTCACGACCTGGTCGAACAGCCAGCGCGTCGGCATGTCGGCCATCGCGCTGTTGTTCTTCCTGGGCTTTGCGGTGCTGACCACGGTGCGGGTCGGGCGCACCCCGGCAGAATAG
- the murC gene encoding UDP-N-acetylmuramate--L-alanine ligase, translating to MTSPTPFDLGPAHIIGIGGIGMSGIADVMITMGYEVQGSDIRESDNIQRLRERGAKIFIGHKAENVKGAGTVIISSAIKAGNPEVDAARAAGIPVVRRANMLAEITRLKYTVCIAGTHGKTTTTSMVAALLDGANIDPTVINGGIIHAYGSNYKAGESDWMVVESDESDGTFAKLHPTCAVVTNIDPEHMDHYGSMEKLREAFDTFVENLPFYGFAVLCTDHPEVQGLAARVTDRRRITYGFNRQADVRAVNLTTDLSGAHFDVALRRPGSAQPRMIENLTLPMAGEHNVQNVLAAVAVALELGATDDQIRSSMGQFGGVKRRFTQVGEWLPVADQPPVRIIDDYGHHPVEISAVLKAARAMQGQGQLIAVCQPHRYTRLRDLFEDFSRCFDQADHVLVAPVYEAGESPIDGISHESLVASISRNGHRGAATIGSLEALPDALKALAEPGAMVVCLGAGDITKYAAELAGKLSA from the coding sequence ATGACTTCTCCCACTCCTTTCGACCTTGGGCCGGCGCATATTATCGGCATTGGCGGCATTGGCATGTCCGGCATTGCGGATGTGATGATCACGATGGGCTATGAGGTACAGGGCTCCGACATCCGCGAGTCGGACAATATCCAGCGCCTGCGCGAGCGGGGCGCGAAAATCTTTATCGGCCACAAGGCCGAAAATGTGAAAGGCGCCGGAACGGTCATCATTTCCTCCGCCATCAAGGCTGGAAATCCGGAAGTGGACGCGGCGCGGGCGGCGGGCATTCCGGTTGTGCGGCGGGCCAATATGCTGGCCGAGATCACGCGCCTGAAATACACGGTCTGTATCGCCGGCACGCATGGCAAGACGACGACGACCAGCATGGTCGCGGCGCTGCTGGACGGGGCAAACATCGACCCGACGGTCATCAATGGCGGCATCATCCACGCCTATGGCTCGAACTACAAGGCGGGCGAGAGCGACTGGATGGTGGTGGAGAGTGATGAAAGCGACGGCACGTTCGCCAAGCTGCACCCGACCTGCGCCGTGGTGACCAATATCGACCCCGAACATATGGATCATTACGGCTCGATGGAAAAATTGCGCGAGGCATTCGACACGTTCGTGGAGAATTTGCCTTTTTACGGCTTTGCCGTGCTGTGCACGGACCATCCGGAAGTGCAGGGACTGGCCGCGCGCGTCACCGACCGCCGACGCATCACCTATGGCTTCAACCGCCAGGCCGATGTCCGCGCCGTGAACCTGACAACCGATTTGTCGGGGGCGCATTTCGACGTGGCGCTGCGCCGGCCGGGATCGGCGCAGCCGCGCATGATCGAGAATTTGACCCTGCCCATGGCCGGCGAGCACAATGTGCAGAACGTGCTGGCCGCAGTTGCCGTGGCGCTGGAGCTGGGCGCGACGGATGACCAGATCCGCAGCTCCATGGGCCAGTTCGGCGGGGTGAAGCGCCGCTTCACGCAGGTGGGGGAATGGCTGCCCGTAGCGGATCAGCCCCCGGTGCGCATCATTGATGATTACGGCCACCATCCCGTGGAGATTTCCGCTGTGCTCAAAGCGGCGCGGGCGATGCAGGGGCAGGGGCAGCTGATCGCGGTGTGCCAGCCGCACCGCTATACCCGGCTGCGCGATCTGTTCGAGGATTTCTCGCGCTGCTTCGACCAGGCCGACCATGTTCTGGTGGCGCCGGTCTATGAGGCCGGGGAGAGTCCGATCGACGGAATCAGCCATGAGAGCCTGGTGGCCAGCATCTCCCGCAACGGGCATCGCGGGGCGGCGACGATTGGTTCGCTGGAGGCGTTGCCGGACGCCCTGAAGGCACTGGCCGAGCCCGGCGCGATGGTGGTTTGCCTGGGGGCGGGGGACATCACGAAATATGCCGCCGAGCTGGCCGGAAAGCTTTCGGCCTGA
- a CDS encoding DUF3291 domain-containing protein, with protein sequence MTKHLAQLNVGRLVAPTDDPRVKDFMDNLDLVNGIGKSMPGFVWMMEGSGEPGQGNTDAKIDDDPQFVANLTVWEDVKSLETFVWGTIHRKFYERRAEWFDLMQDMHFVMWWVPEGHTPTLEEALERLALRQRDGDTAEAFGWEWLRDAKMHKTHACAPRVA encoded by the coding sequence ATGACCAAGCATCTGGCCCAGTTGAATGTCGGCCGCCTTGTCGCCCCGACCGATGACCCGCGCGTCAAGGACTTCATGGACAATCTCGATCTCGTCAACGGAATCGGAAAATCCATGCCGGGATTTGTCTGGATGATGGAAGGCTCGGGCGAGCCCGGACAGGGCAATACCGACGCAAAGATAGATGACGACCCGCAATTCGTGGCGAATCTGACGGTCTGGGAAGACGTCAAAAGCCTCGAAACCTTTGTCTGGGGTACCATCCACCGCAAATTCTACGAACGCCGGGCCGAATGGTTCGACCTGATGCAGGACATGCACTTCGTCATGTGGTGGGTGCCCGAAGGGCATACGCCCACACTGGAGGAAGCCCTTGAACGCCTCGCCTTGCGCCAACGGGATGGCGATACCGCAGAGGCATTCGGATGGGAGTGGCTGCGGGACGCCAAAATGCACAAGACTCATGCCTGCGCGCCGCGGGTGGCCTAA
- the murG gene encoding undecaprenyldiphospho-muramoylpentapeptide beta-N-acetylglucosaminyltransferase yields the protein MADTKDKLVIIAAGGTGGHMFPARAFADEMRARGWKIGLISDKRGAKYAKDFPADWLEQVQAASPNFRKPWTLPAAALKINAGISRAKTLIRETRPSLMAGFGGYPAFPALAAARRMNVPIIIHEQNAVLGRVNRRFARQAKLVASGFERLDRLPSWSAHLAVGNPVREAILARRDDPFPATDDKLTILITGGSQGSKIIGETIPAAIVDHVPPPLQARLRVIQQVRKEQYAFVDNMYRRMKIEAELSPFFADMPEKLSQAHLVIARSGAGTVSEIAAVGRPSILIPLAIAMDDHQAANAEALTEIGAADMILESNLYPQLLGGLITARLQDAEELKARAATAKASAKINAAKDLADMAERVAEL from the coding sequence ATGGCTGACACGAAAGACAAGCTCGTCATCATTGCAGCAGGCGGTACCGGCGGGCACATGTTTCCCGCCCGGGCCTTTGCTGACGAGATGCGGGCGAGGGGCTGGAAGATCGGCCTGATTTCGGACAAGCGCGGCGCGAAATATGCCAAGGATTTCCCGGCGGACTGGCTGGAGCAGGTGCAGGCGGCCTCGCCAAACTTTCGCAAACCCTGGACGCTGCCGGCCGCGGCGCTGAAGATCAATGCCGGCATTTCCCGGGCCAAGACCCTGATCCGCGAAACACGTCCCAGCCTGATGGCGGGCTTTGGCGGCTATCCGGCCTTTCCGGCACTGGCGGCCGCGCGGCGTATGAATGTGCCGATCATCATTCATGAGCAGAACGCGGTGCTGGGCCGGGTGAACCGGCGCTTTGCCCGTCAGGCCAAGCTGGTGGCCAGCGGGTTCGAGCGCCTCGACAGGCTGCCCTCCTGGAGTGCGCATCTGGCGGTTGGCAATCCGGTGCGCGAAGCCATTCTGGCGCGGCGGGACGATCCCTTTCCGGCGACGGATGACAAGCTGACCATTCTGATCACCGGCGGCAGCCAGGGATCCAAGATCATTGGTGAGACGATCCCGGCGGCGATCGTGGACCATGTGCCACCGCCGTTGCAGGCGCGGCTGCGCGTCATCCAGCAGGTACGCAAGGAACAATATGCCTTTGTCGACAACATGTATCGCCGCATGAAGATCGAGGCGGAACTGTCGCCATTCTTTGCTGACATGCCGGAAAAGCTGTCACAGGCGCATCTGGTGATCGCCCGGTCCGGGGCCGGGACGGTCTCGGAAATTGCGGCGGTGGGCCGGCCTTCCATCCTGATCCCGCTGGCGATTGCCATGGACGACCACCAGGCCGCCAATGCCGAAGCGCTGACCGAGATCGGCGCGGCCGACATGATCCTGGAAAGCAATCTGTATCCGCAATTGCTGGGCGGGCTGATCACAGCCCGCCTGCAGGATGCGGAGGAGTTGAAAGCGCGCGCTGCGACGGCAAAGGCTTCGGCCAAGATCAATGCGGCGAAGGATCTGGCCGACATGGCGGAACGGGTGGCGGAGCTTTAG
- a CDS encoding FtsW/RodA/SpoVE family cell cycle protein, whose protein sequence is MTYVSSAPLLARSDMSWLTEWRRTLDWGLLGGAFFLMAIGLLMSLAAGPTAATRIGYADEYFFVFRQVCFAGLGGVIMVAVSMLDRTWARRFATLVFVVSLTLMFFILVWGHEAKGAQRWLRIAGFSLQPSEMVKPALIVLGGWLLAQREQYPDGPWAVTAFLFYAVTLGLLLLQPDVGQSVLLTAAFVVTFFVSGLPWKWAAGFAVGGVGLSASLYALLPHVRFRVNSFLNPGSADTYQIDRAAEAIGRGGLFGVGPGEGQVKIHLPDAHTDFIFAVMVEEFGLIAALVLMAIFVLLILRGFRASSRVHDGYARAASAGLFTLFGLQAAINIAVNLALIPPKGMTLPFVSYGGSSMIGTGLTLGLALALVRGQGTRTRGRYG, encoded by the coding sequence TTGACCTACGTATCGTCCGCCCCATTGCTCGCACGCTCGGACATGTCCTGGCTGACCGAGTGGCGGCGGACGCTCGATTGGGGCCTGCTCGGCGGTGCTTTCTTCCTGATGGCGATTGGCCTGTTGATGTCGCTGGCGGCCGGACCGACAGCAGCGACGCGCATCGGCTATGCCGATGAATACTTCTTCGTGTTTCGTCAGGTCTGTTTCGCCGGACTGGGCGGCGTCATCATGGTGGCAGTCAGCATGCTGGACCGGACCTGGGCCCGGCGGTTTGCGACGCTGGTTTTCGTGGTCAGCCTGACGCTGATGTTCTTCATTCTTGTCTGGGGTCATGAAGCCAAGGGCGCGCAGCGCTGGCTGCGCATTGCCGGTTTCTCCCTGCAGCCGAGCGAGATGGTCAAGCCGGCGCTGATCGTGCTGGGCGGCTGGTTGCTGGCCCAGCGTGAACAGTATCCGGACGGCCCATGGGCCGTGACTGCTTTCCTCTTCTACGCCGTGACGCTTGGCCTGTTGCTGTTGCAACCCGATGTCGGCCAGTCAGTGCTGCTGACAGCGGCCTTTGTGGTGACCTTCTTTGTCAGCGGGCTGCCGTGGAAATGGGCGGCCGGATTTGCCGTGGGCGGTGTGGGCCTGTCTGCGTCCCTGTATGCCCTGCTGCCGCATGTGCGGTTCCGCGTGAACAGTTTTCTCAATCCGGGATCGGCGGACACCTACCAGATCGACCGGGCGGCCGAGGCGATCGGGCGCGGCGGCCTGTTCGGCGTCGGCCCGGGGGAGGGGCAGGTTAAGATCCATCTGCCGGACGCGCACACCGATTTCATCTTTGCCGTCATGGTGGAGGAGTTCGGCCTGATTGCCGCCCTCGTCCTGATGGCAATCTTCGTGCTTCTGATCCTGAGAGGGTTCCGCGCCAGTTCCCGCGTGCATGATGGTTATGCACGCGCAGCCAGTGCCGGACTCTTCACGCTGTTTGGCCTTCAGGCTGCCATAAACATTGCGGTAAACTTGGCCCTTATCCCGCCCAAGGGCATGACACTGCCATTTGTGTCCTATGGCGGCTCGTCCATGATCGGGACGGGATTGACACTGGGCCTTGCGCTGGCACTTGTGCGCGGACAAGGCACGCGCACAAGGGGCCGGTATGGCTGA
- the murD gene encoding UDP-N-acetylmuramoyl-L-alanine--D-glutamate ligase, with product MIPITEYAGRDVAVFGLGRTGLSAAKALKAGGARVHAWDDNEETRAKAEAAGLTLSDINKRDWQTFAALVLSPGVPYKFPQPHRIVRMAEMTNVPIVGDMELFARAVQALPERGRPKIVGITGTNGKSTTTALIGHILKQAGRDVRIGGNIGTGVLDLAPLHANAIYVLELSSYQLDLVKSLHCDIAVLLNITPDHLDRHGGMDGYQAAKMRIFQNQTERDVAVIGFDDVITQSIAIGLSANGPARVVQASSTYALGRGVSAVDGRLYDSSGGQANHVGKLDECIALPGRHNHQNASAAYAACRSLGLDPQTIMEGLRTFPGLAHRLELVGEIDGVRFVNDSKATNAEAAEQALKAYKNAFWIAGGVAKAEGIQPLAPLFPNITKAYLIGEAEETFATTLKGQVAMQTCGTLEKAVEAAFRDAKAAGDDHPVILLSPACASFDQFRDFEHRGDVFRSIVQSMMPQEMKELA from the coding sequence ATGATTCCGATTACTGAATACGCAGGAAGGGATGTTGCAGTGTTCGGCCTTGGCCGGACAGGCCTCTCGGCTGCCAAGGCCCTGAAGGCCGGCGGCGCGCGTGTTCACGCGTGGGACGACAATGAGGAGACCCGCGCCAAGGCGGAAGCGGCGGGCCTGACCCTGTCGGACATCAACAAGCGCGACTGGCAGACCTTTGCCGCGCTCGTCCTGTCACCCGGCGTGCCGTACAAATTCCCGCAGCCGCACCGCATCGTGCGGATGGCGGAAATGACCAATGTGCCGATTGTCGGCGACATGGAACTGTTCGCCCGCGCCGTGCAGGCGCTGCCGGAGCGTGGCCGGCCGAAAATTGTCGGGATTACCGGCACAAACGGCAAGTCGACGACGACGGCGCTGATCGGTCATATCCTGAAACAGGCCGGGCGGGACGTCCGCATCGGTGGAAACATCGGCACCGGCGTGCTGGATCTGGCGCCGCTGCACGCAAATGCGATCTATGTGCTGGAGCTGTCGTCCTACCAGCTGGACCTGGTGAAGAGCCTGCATTGCGACATTGCCGTATTGTTGAACATCACGCCGGACCATCTCGATCGGCATGGTGGCATGGACGGCTATCAGGCCGCGAAGATGCGCATCTTCCAGAACCAGACCGAGCGCGATGTGGCCGTGATCGGTTTTGACGACGTGATCACCCAGTCGATTGCCATCGGCCTGTCGGCGAATGGTCCGGCGCGGGTGGTGCAGGCCTCCTCGACCTATGCGCTGGGCCGCGGTGTCAGTGCCGTAGACGGACGGCTTTATGACAGCAGCGGCGGCCAGGCGAACCATGTCGGCAAGCTGGACGAGTGCATCGCGCTGCCCGGTCGGCACAATCACCAGAACGCGTCGGCTGCCTATGCGGCCTGCCGGTCACTGGGCCTCGACCCGCAGACCATCATGGAAGGGCTGCGCACCTTCCCGGGTCTGGCACATCGACTGGAACTGGTGGGCGAGATCGACGGCGTGCGCTTCGTCAACGATTCCAAGGCCACGAATGCCGAGGCGGCTGAACAGGCGCTGAAAGCCTACAAGAATGCGTTCTGGATTGCCGGCGGGGTTGCGAAGGCCGAAGGCATCCAGCCGCTGGCGCCCCTGTTCCCGAACATCACCAAGGCCTATCTGATCGGAGAGGCGGAGGAGACCTTTGCCACCACGCTGAAGGGGCAGGTCGCGATGCAGACCTGCGGGACCCTCGAAAAAGCCGTGGAAGCTGCATTTCGCGATGCAAAAGCCGCCGGAGACGATCATCCGGTCATTCTTCTTTCACCTGCCTGTGCAAGTTTCGACCAGTTCCGCGATTTTGAACATCGCGGAGATGTGTTCCGGAGCATCGTCCAGTCCATGATGCCGCAGGAGATGAAGGAGTTGGCTTGA